A segment of the Natrinema sp. SYSU A 869 genome:
CCCTGCTCGCGCCTTCCCTTTCGGTCGGCACTCGCTGAGGAAGGGGGCTTAGCGCCTACTTTCAGCTAAACCGGATCCGTTTCCGTTTCGCAGACGGAACGGTCGTCCCGTTCAAGGGAACTCATCTCTGCTCGAGGGAAGCGATAACGGGGGCTCGGTTCGCACTATCGACGTATTCGACGAATTGCTCGTAGCGAGCCCGAATCGTGGAGTCACTGACTCCGATGATGGTCGCCAATTCCGTCGCACTCGTGTATATCTCGGCGGCGTTTGCAACGTACAACCATGCACCGCCGAGAATTCCCAAACTCCGCTTGTTCCGTGCCCACTCGGTCGTCCGCGCCTCCGTGAGAAGGTCATCGACCAGCGACACTGCCTCGGGAGACGCATCGGGAAACTGGATCTCGAACAATTTGCTTCCCGTCGCCTCGAGGAGGTCGTCTCGTCGTTCACGAAGGGTGGCAGTCGAAACGTCAAAGTGAGCTGCGATATCGGCCTGTGAGAGGTCCACGTCGGTCGGCGAGCAGACGACGTAGAGCACTGCGGCGGTATAGGTGTATGGAGAAACGCCGCTCGTCACGCTAACGTCATCACCGATTCGGGCGAGACGTACGGCCCGGTCCCGAACGGGTTCCGGCAACGCGAGTTCGTCACAGCTTTTCTCGATGAGTCTCTCTGGATCGGCAAGTGGAACTCCAATCTCGAGTTCTCGCGAGAGACGCTGCATTTCACCGAGGATCTGCTCCTTCGAAACGGCTGTCTGATCGGCTATGACGGTCACTCGTACCGGCTCCTCGCGAAGCCGACACGCGGCGAGCAAACACGCAGCGGCAGTCCGTTCCGATGTTGTAACCTGGACATCTCGGTGCTGCACCTCTTCGGCGATTATCGCTGCGTACTGCCCGATCGAATCGTCGGCCTCGAGTTCCGTTGCTATCGCCGTTATCTCCGCCGTAACTGATTCGCGTGTCATTTTATACAGATATTTCGGTAGCGGGTACTTCGTGGTCGTTCGTCCCGGTGACCGTTTCTGTGGACTCGGCCGTAATCTCCGTACAGGTATCCTATTATCATCAGTCCATATGAACTTTCCCTCGCTTTCGTTTCCGCGATTAACGGAGCCCCCGGCGAACCTCGAGCGGATCGATCGCACAGCGGCCGCTACCGTTAGATCTACTCTTCCCCGAGAACGAGACAGATTGCTCGCTTTTCCGCGCCGCATATTTATCGGTATCGTGAGCTTTCATACCGGTCGGATCGTTGGAATTTCGACTGGCGATGGCGGCCTCGTTGACTTGCTCTCTCGATCGAATCTCGGATGGCGTTTCCCATCGCTCGGTCCGGTCGCTCGGTCGTCTCGATTCGTCCAGCGGATAATTGAGTAGCGGACCGAACGTCGCTCGCCGAGTCAGTTACTGGAGACTCGGGTTCGAGCTGCCGGCGGAGCCGACAGTGTTCTGGTCGAACGTCGTTCCTGTGATCGACCTGAGCCGATCGATCAGCGAGTCCTTCTTGGGTTCGCCTATCAGGGCGACGTCCAGGACCTCGCTGATGTTCGAGCAGGGGATGATCTCGATCATCTCTTCGTACTCGTCTTCGATCATCACGTCCTGTTCGTTCGCTTCGGGGATGATGACCTTCGTACAGCCGGCCTTCGCGGCGGCTTCGATCTTGTGGGTGACCCCGCCGACCGGAAGCACGTCACCGCGGACCGACAGCGACCCGGTCATCGCGATTGACTGGTCGATTGGGATATTTTCCAGTGCGCTGATGACGGCGGTCGCCACCGTGATGGAGGCGGAGTCGCCGTCGACACCACCTTCGCCGGCCTGAACGAACTGGATGTGGATGTCCTTCTCCGAAAGGTCGACATCGGAGAACTTCTTGATAATCGCGGAGACGTTCTGGACCGACTCCTCGGCCATCTCCTGAAGCTTCCCGGTGGCGATCACTCGC
Coding sequences within it:
- a CDS encoding transcription initiation factor IIB family protein, which produces MTRESVTAEITAIATELEADDSIGQYAAIIAEEVQHRDVQVTTSERTAAACLLAACRLREEPVRVTVIADQTAVSKEQILGEMQRLSRELEIGVPLADPERLIEKSCDELALPEPVRDRAVRLARIGDDVSVTSGVSPYTYTAAVLYVVCSPTDVDLSQADIAAHFDVSTATLRERRDDLLEATGSKLFEIQFPDASPEAVSLVDDLLTEARTTEWARNKRSLGILGGAWLYVANAAEIYTSATELATIIGVSDSTIRARYEQFVEYVDSANRAPVIASLEQR